From one Hordeum vulgare subsp. vulgare unplaced genomic scaffold, MorexV3_pseudomolecules_assembly, whole genome shotgun sequence genomic stretch:
- the LOC123418892 gene encoding NAD(P)H-quinone oxidoreductase subunit 2 B, chloroplastic-like has product MIWHVQNENFILDSTRIFMKAFHLLLFNGSFIFPECILIFGLILLLMIDSTSDQKDRPWFYFISSTSLVISITALLFRWREEPIISFSGNFQTNNFNEIFQFLILLCSTLCIPLSVEYIECTEMAITEFLLFVLTATLGGMFLCGANDLITIFVAPECFSLCSYLLSGYTKRDLRSNEATMKYLLMGGASSSILVHGFSWLYGSSGGEIELQEIVNGLINTQMYNSPGISIALISITVGLGFKLSPAPFHQWTPDVYEGVWFVRQIPTSISISEVFGFCKTP; this is encoded by the coding sequence ATGATCTGGCATGTACAGAATGAAAACTTCATTCTCGATTCTACGAGAATTTTTATGAAAGCGTTTCATTTGCTTCTCTTCAATGGAAGTTTCATTTTCCCAGAATGTATCCTAATTTTTGGCCTAATTCTTCTTCTGATGATCGATTCAACCTCTGATCAAAAAGATAGACCTTGGTTCTATTTCATCTCTTCAACAAGTTTAGTAATAAGCATAACGGCCCTATTGTTCCGATGGAGAGAAGAACCTATAATTAGCTTTTCGGGAAATTTCCAAACGAACAATTTCAACGAAATCTTTCAATTTCTCATTTTATTATGTTCAACTTTATGTATTCCTCTATCCgtagagtacattgaatgtacagaAATGGCTATAACAGAGTTTCTGTTATTCGTATTAACAGCTACTCTAGGGGGAATGTTTTTATGTGGTGCTAACGATTTAATAACTATCTTTGTAGCTCCAGAATGTTTCAGTTTATGTTCCTACCTATTGTCTGGATATACCAAGAGAGATCTACGGTCTAATGAGGCTACTATGAAATATTTACTCATGGGTGGGGCAAGCTCTTCTATTCTGGTTCATGGTTTCTCTTGGCTATATGGTTCATCTGGGGGGGAGATCGAGCTTCAAGAAATTGTGAACGGTCTTATCAATACACAAATGTATAACTCCCCAGGAATTTCAATTGCGCTTATATCCATCACTGTAGGACTTGGGTTCAAGCTTTCCCCAGCCCCTTTTCATCAATGGACTCCTGACGTCTACGAAGGAGTGTGGTTCGTTCGACAAATTCCTACCTCTATATCTATCTCTGAGGTGTTTGGGTTTTGCAAAACTCCATAG